Proteins encoded in a region of the Mucilaginibacter sabulilitoris genome:
- a CDS encoding UpxY family transcription antiterminator: MKNGEKNWMVLYTRSRWEKKVDQLLKDQNFNSFCPLVKTNRQWVDRNKVVEVPLFRSYLFVQANHQEQSRIMQTSGVVNFISHCGKPATINDTEIERIKLIVKQYTDIEAISLENINIGDSVKVINGPLLNHKGEIAQVQGRSVVMVIDNINCALTVKINRKELSHTNQLLFS; encoded by the coding sequence ATGAAAAACGGTGAAAAAAATTGGATGGTGCTTTATACGAGGTCAAGGTGGGAAAAAAAGGTTGATCAACTATTAAAGGATCAGAACTTCAATTCTTTTTGCCCGCTTGTTAAAACAAACAGGCAATGGGTTGACAGAAATAAGGTAGTCGAGGTTCCATTATTCAGGTCATACCTTTTTGTTCAGGCAAATCACCAGGAGCAATCCAGGATCATGCAAACCTCCGGAGTAGTAAATTTTATATCGCACTGTGGTAAACCGGCAACAATTAATGATACCGAGATTGAACGGATAAAACTCATTGTAAAACAATATACCGATATCGAGGCCATATCTTTAGAAAACATCAATATTGGCGACTCGGTAAAGGTTATTAATGGGCCCCTATTAAATCATAAGGGAGAAATAGCCCAGGTACAGGGCAGATCGGTTGTTATGGTTATAGATAATATCAATTGTGCTCTTACCGTAAAAATAAATCGCAAGGAGCTTTCACATACAAATCAGTTATTGTTTTCTTAA
- a CDS encoding helix-turn-helix domain-containing protein has translation MDKHYGQIVELIIRKNGFSISELARITRMNRRSVYNWFNQKYLKKDIIYQIGIIINHDFSVEFPELFRKDDFKIQNPSNLNDLTFWEAPNPSLWKDKYIELLEKYNTLLINKIESNM, from the coding sequence ATGGATAAACATTACGGTCAAATAGTTGAACTAATTATCAGAAAGAATGGCTTCAGCATAAGTGAACTTGCGCGCATTACACGTATGAACAGGAGGTCGGTATATAATTGGTTTAATCAAAAATATTTAAAAAAGGATATTATTTATCAGATAGGGATAATCATTAATCACGATTTTTCGGTAGAATTTCCTGAGTTATTCAGGAAAGATGATTTTAAAATTCAAAACCCCTCAAATTTAAATGATCTTACATTCTGGGAGGCACCGAATCCATCTTTATGGAAAGATAAATACATTGAGTTATTAGAGAAATACAATACACTGCTGATAAACAAAATAGAAAGCAACATGTAG
- a CDS encoding response regulator: MSRLIVLDDNQIELFIIKKMLMKYKAFDDTLYSTDGRNVLKFLQLNKLKESSLPELLFIDLHMPKLSGWHFLDRLKTFYPELQKQINVYIITSSVDPRDIRKMDNYPFVKSYLIKPLTGEVLESIVRDIN, translated from the coding sequence ATGAGTAGGCTTATTGTATTGGATGATAACCAGATTGAACTATTCATTATCAAAAAAATGTTAATGAAATACAAAGCATTTGATGATACGCTATATAGTACGGATGGTAGAAATGTGCTCAAATTTCTGCAGTTGAACAAGTTAAAAGAAAGCAGTTTGCCCGAATTACTTTTTATTGATCTTCACATGCCCAAATTAAGTGGCTGGCATTTTTTAGACAGGTTAAAAACTTTTTACCCAGAATTGCAAAAACAAATAAATGTGTATATCATCACTTCGTCCGTAGACCCGCGCGACATTAGGAAAATGGATAACTACCCCTTTGTTAAATCTTATCTGATCAAACCCTTAACCGGCGAGGTTTTAGAGTCAATTGTACGCGATATTAATTAA
- a CDS encoding glycosyl hydrolase, translating to MLKRNQLKIASLTGIACLILASCSRKDDVQPLNTQSTTETTTTPETSDEVKTLDVSSTAKITVSGSTLQLGVVGHPMGDAPYVQTPATTQIKLIKGMGMTWYRVGFQTKSDGTISVPWLFEPLQQAAQAGGVKLLPMLYTRTLDLSASQSASYKAGKTLGANFAAKYGKYFTYYDLGNDLELKLLLPNTTGTSQTHYDRAKFNVVAAYLKGMDEGIKSKDSDAKTMVSAGWLHYGFIRMLDWYGVKFDVVAYHWYSEMEAIAPNKPYYIPDITKKLASLFPDKPIWFTEIGLRYKKVSTHEADQNAFISKFVAKCKANPQVKVVMVYELFNEPDKSQLEANYGILKWTNPYTVFAKKMSANNLTIN from the coding sequence ATGTTAAAAAGAAATCAACTTAAAATTGCAAGTTTGACGGGCATCGCCTGCCTTATTTTAGCCTCTTGTTCGAGGAAGGATGACGTTCAACCATTAAACACACAATCAACAACAGAAACAACCACAACTCCCGAAACTTCAGACGAAGTTAAAACACTGGACGTATCATCCACTGCTAAAATCACAGTTTCCGGTTCCACTTTACAATTGGGCGTAGTAGGCCACCCAATGGGCGATGCGCCTTATGTTCAAACACCTGCCACTACGCAAATTAAATTGATCAAAGGAATGGGAATGACTTGGTACAGGGTTGGTTTCCAAACCAAATCTGACGGCACCATTAGTGTTCCCTGGTTATTTGAACCGTTACAACAGGCAGCACAGGCCGGTGGCGTAAAACTATTACCCATGTTGTACACCCGCACTTTAGATCTGTCTGCAAGCCAGTCAGCTTCTTATAAGGCCGGTAAAACATTAGGAGCTAATTTTGCTGCCAAGTACGGTAAGTATTTTACTTATTATGATCTTGGAAATGATCTTGAACTGAAATTATTGTTGCCCAACACCACGGGAACAAGCCAAACTCATTATGACAGGGCTAAGTTTAATGTCGTGGCCGCCTACCTAAAAGGAATGGACGAAGGTATCAAATCAAAAGATTCCGATGCAAAAACGATGGTGTCTGCAGGTTGGTTACATTATGGCTTTATCAGAATGTTAGACTGGTACGGTGTAAAATTTGACGTAGTGGCTTACCACTGGTATTCTGAAATGGAAGCAATTGCACCAAACAAGCCGTACTACATACCAGACATTACCAAAAAACTGGCTTCATTGTTCCCTGACAAACCTATCTGGTTTACCGAAATCGGTTTGAGGTATAAAAAAGTTAGCACGCATGAAGCGGATCAGAATGCATTTATTTCAAAATTCGTAGCTAAATGTAAAGCTAATCCTCAAGTTAAGGTGGTCATGGTTTATGAACTGTTTAACGAACCGGATAAAAGCCAGTTAGAAGCCAATTATGGTATCCTTAAATGGACCAACCCTTATACTGTTTTTGCGAAGAAAATGTCAGCTAATAACCTGACAATAAATTAA
- a CDS encoding acyltransferase family protein, with amino-acid sequence MKISQTKKNLTIETLRGLAIILMVLGHVIGSGSDNGLKVADDSIWRFSYYAFQYIRMPLFTVISGFVYAYKPVSRFTSNSKFITGKINRLLIPLVVVATLFYLLQYFTPGTNSKNDLGDIWHIYVLPYAHFWFLQGMMCVFLIITVLENFKVLDTLKSAMVCLVIAALIFILLPFKSFYFSLNRVPFLLTFFILGLSLKRFYDVIFKKGIIRIAAVIFVVSLSYQLYLFDVDAGERIANFLTFCVGSSACILMISLGYQNSKLVWLGDFSYAIYLFHIFGAVTARVLLAKLSVHNIPLQILIGLTAGVSFPVLLRLLCGSNKILSVAFFGDKISSKKPPVPIKSTGSVPNSHSRIFPY; translated from the coding sequence ATGAAAATCAGCCAGACTAAAAAAAATTTAACCATTGAAACACTTAGAGGCCTCGCTATAATTTTAATGGTATTAGGCCATGTCATAGGCTCAGGTTCAGATAATGGGTTAAAGGTAGCAGACGATTCGATATGGAGGTTTTCCTATTACGCATTCCAATATATCCGAATGCCATTGTTTACCGTTATTTCCGGCTTTGTTTATGCTTATAAACCGGTTTCAAGATTTACTTCCAACTCTAAATTTATAACGGGAAAAATTAACCGCTTATTGATTCCCCTGGTTGTGGTGGCAACGCTTTTTTACCTGCTACAATACTTCACCCCCGGAACCAATTCCAAAAATGACCTGGGCGATATTTGGCACATTTACGTATTGCCATACGCCCATTTTTGGTTTTTGCAGGGTATGATGTGTGTGTTTCTGATCATTACCGTTCTCGAAAACTTTAAAGTTCTTGATACATTAAAATCAGCCATGGTTTGTTTGGTAATTGCGGCACTCATTTTTATTTTATTGCCTTTTAAATCTTTCTACTTCAGCTTAAACAGGGTACCATTTTTATTAACATTTTTTATCCTGGGCTTGTCGCTCAAAAGGTTTTATGATGTTATATTTAAAAAAGGCATAATCAGAATAGCAGCCGTGATTTTTGTTGTGTCCTTAAGTTACCAGCTGTATCTGTTTGATGTAGATGCAGGTGAAAGGATTGCTAATTTTTTAACATTCTGTGTTGGCTCATCTGCCTGTATATTAATGATAAGCCTGGGCTACCAGAACAGCAAACTGGTTTGGCTTGGCGATTTTTCTTATGCCATTTACCTGTTTCATATTTTTGGGGCCGTTACGGCAAGGGTGCTATTGGCCAAACTATCGGTGCATAATATCCCGCTTCAAATACTGATCGGGTTAACCGCAGGGGTAAGCTTCCCGGTACTGCTCAGGTTATTATGCGGGTCTAATAAGATATTATCCGTGGCATTTTTTGGCGATAAGATCAGTAGCAAAAAGCCTCCGGTTCCGATAAAAAGTACCGGAAGCGTACCTAATAGTCATAGTCGAATTTTCCCCTATTAA
- a CDS encoding UDP-glucuronic acid decarboxylase family protein yields MANRKRILITGAAGFLGSHLCDRFIKEDYHVIGMDNLITGDLRNIEHLFKLENFEFYNHDVSTFVHVPGELHYVLHFASPASPIDYLKIPIQTLKVGSLGTHNLLGLALAKGARMLIASTSEVYGDPNINPQPEEYWGNVNPVGPRGVYDEAKRFQEAITMAYHTFHGLETRIVRIFNTYGPRMRLNDGRVLPAFIGQALRGEPLTMFGDGSQTRSFCYVDDLVEGIYRLLHSDYPQPVNIGNPDEITIRQFGEEIIRLTGTDQQLISLPLPVDDPKQRRPDITKAKSILGWEPKVSRSEGLKITLDYFKSLPEKEINHKDFAYYNKLQKSSIPETNTKA; encoded by the coding sequence ATGGCAAACCGTAAACGGATATTAATAACCGGAGCAGCCGGCTTCTTAGGTTCGCATTTGTGCGACAGGTTTATTAAAGAAGACTACCATGTAATTGGTATGGACAACCTCATTACCGGTGATCTGCGCAATATCGAACACCTCTTTAAACTGGAAAACTTTGAGTTTTACAACCACGATGTTTCCACCTTTGTGCATGTACCCGGCGAGCTGCATTACGTCCTGCACTTCGCCTCGCCGGCAAGCCCTATTGATTATTTAAAAATACCCATACAAACCTTAAAAGTAGGTTCACTGGGCACCCATAACCTGCTGGGCCTGGCCCTGGCCAAAGGGGCCCGGATGCTCATTGCCTCCACCTCTGAGGTATATGGCGACCCTAACATCAACCCGCAGCCCGAAGAATACTGGGGCAATGTGAACCCGGTTGGTCCGCGTGGGGTGTATGATGAGGCCAAGCGCTTCCAGGAAGCCATCACCATGGCTTACCATACCTTTCATGGGTTGGAAACCCGCATTGTACGTATATTTAACACCTATGGACCGCGTATGCGCCTGAATGACGGCCGGGTACTGCCTGCCTTTATCGGGCAAGCCTTAAGGGGCGAACCGCTGACCATGTTTGGAGATGGTTCACAAACCCGTTCTTTTTGTTATGTGGATGACCTGGTTGAGGGCATTTACCGCCTGCTGCACAGCGATTACCCGCAGCCGGTAAACATCGGTAACCCCGACGAAATCACCATCAGGCAGTTTGGCGAAGAGATCATCAGGCTTACCGGTACCGATCAACAGCTCATCAGCCTGCCTTTACCGGTTGATGACCCCAAACAGCGACGCCCGGACATTACCAAAGCCAAAAGCATTTTAGGCTGGGAACCAAAGGTTTCCAGAAGCGAGGGGTTAAAGATCACTTTAGATTATTTCAAATCCCTGCCCGAAAAGGAAATCAATCATAAGGATTTTGCATACTATAACAAACTGCAGAAATCATCAATACCCGAAACTAATACCAAAGCATAG
- a CDS encoding MBOAT family O-acyltransferase, with protein MSEASSIRSKKGWFWLSVGVNLGFLGVFKYYNFFAQSFVDSFSHLGIHMQLSTINVILPVGISFYTFHGLSYVIDIYKDRIKPERNFIDYSLFVSFFPLLVAGPIERATHLLPQMKVKRYFNYAKAIDGLRQILWGLFKKVVIADNCAEYANLIFNHSSNYSGSTLVLGALLFTFQIYCDFSGYSDIAIGTAKLFGIDLLRNFAFPYFSRDIAEFWRRWHISLSSWFKDYLYIPLGGSKGGTWMRVRNTFIIFLVSGFWHGANWTFIIWGGLNALFIMPSIIFKTNRSNLEIVAKGRSLPTPREFFDILLTFSLTVLAWIFFRAASLGQAMQIITGIFSKDLFKAPQTSPKPVILLIIIAFMIVEWIGREGRYAIENIGIRWTPVLRWSFYSFIIVCIGMYMQTTGSDFIYFQF; from the coding sequence ATGTCTGAGGCAAGCAGTATAAGGAGTAAAAAAGGCTGGTTTTGGTTAAGTGTTGGCGTTAACCTGGGGTTTTTAGGCGTGTTTAAATATTATAACTTTTTTGCGCAATCATTTGTCGATTCGTTTAGTCACCTCGGCATACACATGCAGCTTTCAACAATTAATGTGATCTTGCCGGTTGGCATTTCATTTTATACCTTTCATGGCCTATCGTATGTTATCGATATTTACAAAGACCGCATTAAACCCGAACGTAATTTTATTGACTATTCATTATTCGTAAGTTTTTTTCCGCTTTTGGTGGCCGGGCCAATTGAACGGGCAACCCACCTGTTGCCACAGATGAAGGTAAAAAGATACTTTAATTACGCGAAGGCGATTGACGGCTTGCGGCAAATTTTATGGGGGCTATTCAAAAAAGTTGTAATTGCCGATAACTGCGCCGAGTATGCCAACCTCATTTTTAATCATTCGTCAAACTACTCGGGCAGCACATTGGTTCTTGGCGCTTTGTTATTTACTTTCCAGATTTATTGTGATTTTTCGGGTTATTCTGATATAGCCATAGGTACAGCTAAGTTATTCGGCATCGATTTATTAAGAAACTTTGCCTTTCCCTATTTTTCAAGGGATATAGCCGAGTTTTGGCGGAGGTGGCATATTTCCTTATCCAGCTGGTTTAAAGATTACCTGTATATTCCCCTGGGCGGCAGTAAGGGTGGCACCTGGATGCGGGTAAGAAATACATTTATCATTTTTTTGGTAAGCGGTTTCTGGCATGGCGCAAACTGGACCTTTATTATATGGGGAGGTTTAAATGCACTTTTCATTATGCCCTCTATTATTTTCAAAACAAACAGGAGCAATTTAGAGATAGTGGCAAAGGGCAGATCACTCCCTACACCAAGGGAGTTTTTTGATATTTTGTTAACGTTCTCTTTAACAGTGCTGGCCTGGATATTTTTCCGTGCGGCAAGCTTAGGGCAAGCCATGCAAATTATAACCGGCATATTTTCTAAAGACTTATTTAAAGCGCCCCAAACTTCTCCTAAACCGGTGATCTTGCTTATAATAATAGCTTTCATGATTGTTGAATGGATTGGCAGGGAGGGAAGATACGCTATTGAAAACATTGGAATAAGATGGACACCTGTTTTAAGGTGGAGCTTTTATTCGTTTATCATAGTTTGTATAGGTATGTACATGCAAACAACGGGGTCTGATTTTATTTATTTTCAATTTTAG
- a CDS encoding ABC-F family ATP-binding cassette domain-containing protein yields the protein MLTLQGVTYIHPNRDVLFSDINLTINKYDKIALIGNNGTGKSTLLKILAGNLLSSSGLVKASSQPYYVPQLFGQFNDYSIAKALQVEDKLNALKEILDGNVTDENMTLLNDDWAIEERCHEAFAHWQLHGLDLTQKMAALSGGQKTKVFLAGINIHRPQIVLLDEPSNHLDTFSRDILYDYITSTTNTLMVASHDRTLLNLLNNVCELGKRGITVYGGNYDFYAEQKKMESDALNQDLKSKEKALRKAKETERESIERQQKLDARGRKKQEKAGLPTIVMNAFKNNAEKSTSRMKGIHAEKVTGISQELTQLRSVLPDVDKMKMDFDNSNLHKGKILVTTKDVNFGYNGQLLWKQSLSFQIISGDRIVIKGANGSGKTTLIRMILGQLHPQSGSIDRAGVKTIYIDQDYSLIDNTLKVYEQAQWFNSGALQEHDIKIRLNRFLFTREYWDKPCKALSGGEKMRLMLCSLAISNQAPDIMVLDEPTNNLDIQNTEILTAAINEYKGTLLVVSHDEHFLKKINVGHSIDIS from the coding sequence ATGCTTACCCTACAAGGTGTTACCTACATACACCCTAACAGAGATGTATTGTTTTCCGATATAAATCTCACCATCAACAAATACGATAAAATTGCACTAATAGGCAATAACGGTACAGGCAAATCAACCTTGCTTAAAATTTTAGCCGGGAACCTGCTTTCTTCAAGCGGACTTGTGAAAGCCAGTTCGCAGCCATATTACGTACCTCAGCTTTTTGGGCAATTTAATGATTACAGCATTGCCAAGGCCTTGCAGGTAGAGGATAAACTAAACGCCTTAAAAGAAATATTGGATGGCAATGTAACCGACGAAAACATGACATTGCTTAACGACGACTGGGCAATTGAAGAACGTTGCCACGAGGCCTTTGCGCATTGGCAACTTCACGGGCTGGACCTGACCCAAAAAATGGCAGCACTTAGCGGCGGACAAAAAACCAAGGTTTTCCTGGCGGGTATCAATATACACCGGCCGCAGATAGTTTTGTTGGATGAGCCCAGCAATCACTTAGATACATTTAGCCGCGATATTCTTTATGATTATATCACATCAACCACAAATACCCTGATGGTGGCGAGCCATGACAGGACATTGTTAAACCTGCTCAATAATGTTTGTGAGCTCGGCAAACGTGGTATAACTGTTTATGGCGGCAATTATGATTTTTACGCCGAACAGAAAAAGATGGAAAGTGACGCTTTGAACCAGGACCTGAAAAGCAAGGAAAAAGCATTACGCAAGGCAAAGGAAACGGAAAGAGAGTCAATTGAACGGCAGCAAAAGCTGGATGCCCGCGGCAGGAAAAAACAGGAAAAGGCTGGCCTGCCTACCATTGTCATGAATGCATTTAAAAACAACGCCGAGAAAAGCACTTCGCGAATGAAGGGTATACATGCAGAGAAAGTAACGGGCATTTCGCAGGAACTTACTCAATTGCGCTCAGTCCTCCCGGATGTTGACAAAATGAAAATGGATTTTGACAACTCCAACCTACATAAAGGTAAAATATTGGTCACCACTAAAGACGTTAATTTTGGCTATAATGGTCAGCTGCTTTGGAAACAGTCTTTGAGCTTTCAGATTATCAGTGGTGATCGTATTGTTATAAAAGGGGCTAATGGTTCGGGTAAAACCACACTTATTAGGATGATTCTGGGACAATTGCATCCACAATCAGGAAGCATTGACCGGGCCGGAGTTAAAACCATATACATTGACCAGGACTATTCACTTATTGATAATACCCTCAAGGTTTATGAACAGGCACAGTGGTTTAATTCAGGCGCATTGCAGGAGCACGATATTAAGATCCGTTTAAACCGGTTCCTGTTTACCAGAGAATATTGGGACAAACCTTGTAAAGCCTTAAGCGGCGGGGAAAAAATGCGTTTGATGCTTTGCTCTTTAGCCATAAGCAACCAGGCGCCAGATATTATGGTACTGGATGAACCGACAAACAACCTCGACATTCAGAATACAGAGATTTTGACCGCTGCTATTAATGAATACAAGGGCACGCTACTGGTTGTATCACATGATGAACATTTTTTAAAAAAAATAAACGTGGGGCACTCAATTGATATAAGTTGA
- a CDS encoding DUF4998 domain-containing protein, with product MKNLIYILFGCILSVIMYSCQKDNHATDFRNFLDGHEIVYTGAAGPAVIQPGNLEVGLKWKASSDPSITKYVVYWNNRADSQIVNINTRTDSVRTVIKGLAEYTYSFTIYSYDAKGNKSIPTEVNNVKVYGPVYTSKLLNRGYDAANPYVLNEDGSLVLNFITPDTININTVIKYTNGAGAASTATLLPNVKTITLPSYKLASPIQYQSSYIPERGAIDTFTVADYDTFPRVYSFVQCDKSLFRENPLPNDVGTYEGQTSVSKLWDGTTEPQNYPNIFHSDGSQRLPHHITFDLGKVYDNLGRIEETGRYEGSNDRYHNPLDFQVWGIADITNAATTLSSSDPGWEAEAKSKGWVLLKECLRSDDGQAPMKFDLISNPPPVRYIRIRVMKVYSGDSNYSNMSELTFWNKQ from the coding sequence ATGAAAAATCTTATATATATACTTTTTGGCTGCATCCTGTCAGTCATTATGTACAGTTGCCAGAAAGACAACCATGCAACTGATTTTCGAAATTTTCTTGATGGTCATGAAATAGTTTATACCGGGGCCGCAGGACCGGCTGTAATACAACCGGGTAATTTAGAGGTTGGTCTTAAGTGGAAAGCAAGCAGCGACCCGTCTATCACCAAATATGTGGTTTACTGGAACAACAGGGCCGATTCGCAGATAGTTAATATCAATACCCGTACTGATTCGGTAAGAACGGTTATTAAAGGTTTGGCAGAATATACCTACTCATTTACGATATATTCTTATGATGCCAAGGGAAATAAGTCTATTCCTACTGAAGTAAATAATGTAAAAGTGTATGGCCCGGTTTACACAAGCAAATTATTAAACAGGGGATATGATGCGGCTAATCCTTATGTGCTTAATGAAGATGGATCACTGGTGCTGAATTTTATCACCCCGGATACTATTAACATTAATACGGTTATCAAATACACAAACGGTGCCGGAGCAGCCAGCACAGCTACGTTGTTGCCTAACGTCAAAACCATTACGCTGCCGAGTTATAAACTGGCTTCTCCAATTCAATATCAATCATCATATATTCCCGAAAGAGGAGCTATTGATACTTTTACCGTGGCTGATTATGATACTTTTCCGAGGGTGTATTCATTTGTTCAGTGTGATAAGTCGCTCTTTAGAGAAAATCCGCTTCCTAATGACGTCGGAACCTATGAGGGGCAAACAAGTGTTAGTAAACTTTGGGACGGTACTACCGAACCGCAAAATTATCCAAATATTTTCCATAGCGATGGCAGTCAAAGGCTACCTCATCACATTACCTTTGACCTGGGAAAAGTGTATGATAACTTAGGTAGAATAGAAGAAACGGGGCGCTATGAGGGTTCTAATGATAGATATCATAACCCCCTTGATTTTCAGGTGTGGGGAATTGCAGATATTACAAACGCGGCTACAACCCTGTCAAGCAGCGATCCAGGCTGGGAGGCCGAGGCAAAATCAAAAGGATGGGTATTGCTTAAAGAATGTTTAAGATCAGATGATGGACAAGCACCTATGAAATTTGACCTGATCAGTAACCCTCCACCTGTACGGTACATTCGTATAAGGGTAATGAAGGTTTACAGCGGAGATAGTAATTACAGTAACATGAGTGAGCTTACCTTCTGGAACAAGCAATAA
- a CDS encoding DUF5000 domain-containing lipoprotein, with amino-acid sequence MMKNIKNYSLLLFLSMLMISIISCKRNDGYNRPASTDKTKPAVVTNVKVDNYNGGSYITYDLPKSDNILYVLAKYQIRDKEDRETKSSYYSDTVNVEGFAASKDYNVTLYTVSRSEVMSDPVTVTVHPKTPVFSLVSETSALQTDFGGVNVTALNPQKKSIGVIVIAFDKSTNELEVQEQFYTKSDTINYSVRGFNTDAREFGVYITDKFGNISDTLKKTINPLFEQLLDKSQFSVYQLATDSPIGYGWVLPNLWDGKTDGNSDGWHTNPGALPPWVCTFNVGRTYKLSRFVMWERPDGGDKYAFNHGNPKVFSLWGSNVPSPQDAQLPLTAPVGAVVGDWINLANYRYPDPPSGLPVGSTNAADNAFVLAGVNFNVPLNAPVVHYLRLSVSQTWSAGNIAHVMELSLYGQPQ; translated from the coding sequence ATGATGAAAAATATAAAGAATTACTCATTGCTGCTTTTTTTAAGTATGTTGATGATAAGCATAATTTCATGTAAACGTAACGATGGCTATAACAGGCCTGCTTCGACCGATAAAACCAAACCGGCTGTAGTTACTAATGTAAAAGTTGATAATTATAATGGAGGCTCTTATATAACCTATGATTTGCCAAAGTCAGATAATATCCTTTATGTACTGGCTAAATACCAGATCAGGGATAAGGAAGACCGGGAAACAAAATCATCCTATTACAGCGATACGGTAAACGTAGAAGGCTTTGCTGCCTCAAAGGATTATAATGTTACATTATATACTGTTAGCCGCTCTGAGGTAATGTCTGACCCGGTTACGGTTACCGTACATCCTAAAACTCCCGTTTTTTCATTGGTGAGTGAAACCTCTGCTTTACAAACCGATTTTGGAGGGGTTAACGTAACCGCTTTAAATCCACAAAAAAAGTCAATCGGCGTAATTGTGATTGCCTTTGATAAATCAACAAATGAGCTTGAGGTACAGGAGCAGTTTTACACCAAGAGCGATACCATTAATTATTCTGTACGTGGTTTTAATACGGATGCCAGGGAGTTTGGTGTTTATATAACCGATAAATTCGGAAACATTTCAGACACGCTCAAAAAGACAATAAACCCGCTGTTTGAACAATTACTTGATAAGAGCCAGTTTAGTGTGTACCAGCTGGCCACAGACAGCCCTATAGGCTACGGATGGGTATTACCTAACCTGTGGGACGGAAAAACAGACGGAAACTCCGATGGCTGGCACACTAACCCCGGAGCTCTTCCACCATGGGTTTGTACCTTTAATGTTGGCCGTACTTATAAATTAAGCCGCTTTGTAATGTGGGAGCGGCCAGACGGCGGCGATAAATATGCATTTAACCACGGTAATCCAAAGGTTTTCTCACTGTGGGGTTCAAATGTACCATCGCCTCAAGATGCCCAATTGCCATTAACGGCACCCGTTGGCGCGGTAGTAGGCGACTGGATAAATCTGGCTAATTACCGTTATCCCGATCCACCATCTGGTTTGCCAGTAGGTTCTACCAATGCCGCGGATAATGCGTTTGTATTGGCCGGTGTTAATTTTAATGTTCCGCTTAATGCGCCTGTGGTACATTATCTGCGTCTTTCGGTATCGCAAACATGGTCAGCAGGTAATATTGCGCACGTGATGGAGCTTTCACTATACGGTCAGCCACAATAA